In Candidatus Melainabacteria bacterium, a single window of DNA contains:
- a CDS encoding tetratricopeptide repeat protein, whose protein sequence is MNAAQVDLFDFKGLTVMQNLKALSLSVLMIGSLMALSAPVYAANDGSIRGECKRLSRGERGRDFASAGTQDLDDLGYRAYQQGNYTTAINYFTQAIDKDPQNVQALLDRADARRAVGDYLNAIADYSMLRIAPLQPDSLTNIGYCHASLNNFPGALADFNNSLALRSTGDSAVSAYSGRAAVKRLMHDIQGALADCDAALRLDPDSLDPRWQRAVTYYASQQYAKAVPDLTIVVGKEPRFADAHLMLAQCYERMGNKANAIAEYQKANYLYQQAHDDDGVQQTTNALKVLQASAGAKLRPVS, encoded by the coding sequence TTGAACGCCGCACAAGTAGATTTATTCGACTTCAAGGGATTAACGGTAATGCAGAATTTGAAAGCTTTGAGTTTGAGCGTGCTGATGATAGGAAGCCTGATGGCTCTCAGCGCACCAGTCTATGCAGCCAATGACGGCAGCATCCGAGGTGAGTGTAAACGTCTGTCGAGAGGCGAGCGCGGAAGAGATTTCGCTAGTGCGGGCACTCAGGATCTCGACGATCTGGGTTACAGGGCATATCAGCAAGGCAATTACACAACCGCGATCAACTATTTCACTCAGGCTATTGATAAAGATCCGCAGAACGTGCAGGCTCTTTTGGATCGGGCTGATGCGCGTCGCGCTGTTGGAGATTACTTGAATGCCATCGCCGATTATTCAATGTTGCGAATCGCTCCTCTTCAGCCGGACTCGCTGACAAACATTGGTTATTGTCATGCCAGTTTAAACAACTTTCCTGGTGCGCTCGCTGATTTCAACAATTCTCTTGCTTTGCGCAGCACTGGAGATTCGGCGGTGTCTGCATATTCCGGACGAGCCGCGGTTAAGCGCTTGATGCATGATATCCAGGGAGCTCTTGCTGACTGCGATGCTGCTTTGCGCTTAGACCCAGACAGTCTAGATCCAAGATGGCAGCGAGCGGTCACCTATTATGCGTCGCAACAGTACGCAAAGGCCGTTCCGGACTTGACCATCGTTGTTGGGAAGGAGCCGCGCTTTGCTGATGCGCATTTGATGCTGGCGCAGTGTTATGAAAGAATGGGAAACAAAGCCAACGCAATCGCTGAGTACCAGAAGGCGAACTATCTCTATCAACAGGCTCACGATGATGATGGTGTGCAGCAAACTACAAATGCTTTGAAAGTTTTGCAGGCAAGTGCTGGAGCTAAACTGCGCCCTGTCAGTTGA
- a CDS encoding tetratricopeptide repeat protein: MSSFFQEEDPTPPNPRSYEAFGPKPESLAEIAEKAKLDHGENSFEYASALVKLGDAHMVQGRLANPRAQECYETALQIVQKTDNSLAETAFVLDKLATVKHSSGDTAGAATDLKSAMELWQLLEAEARFVTDTYISRRAEDLERMEKVVAFENIRPPEL, from the coding sequence GTGAGCAGTTTTTTCCAGGAAGAAGACCCAACACCGCCAAACCCACGTTCTTATGAAGCATTCGGTCCAAAGCCCGAGAGCCTGGCAGAGATTGCAGAGAAGGCGAAACTCGATCATGGCGAAAACAGTTTCGAATATGCTTCTGCTCTCGTCAAATTGGGAGATGCGCACATGGTTCAAGGTCGCCTCGCCAATCCACGCGCGCAAGAGTGCTATGAGACGGCGCTGCAAATTGTGCAAAAAACCGACAACAGCCTGGCCGAAACAGCATTTGTGCTCGACAAATTAGCAACAGTCAAGCACTCTTCAGGTGATACCGCGGGTGCTGCTACCGATTTGAAATCAGCGATGGAGTTATGGCAACTACTCGAGGCCGAAGCAAGGTTCGTTACAGATACTTATATATCCAGACGCGCCGAAGATCTGGAACGAATGGAAAAGGTAGTAGCTTTTGAAAACATTCGCCCGCCTGAGTTGTGA
- a CDS encoding diguanylate cyclase, protein MTTDRLLFNMILYVCLPLWLVMGFADYYCHRKSKIELTTGMKESVYHAVMGIQIGIPVFLGLFFTINVLLLLLMFAVLVFHEWVAHHDVKYALNKREISIMETHVHSFLEVLPFVIVALIICINWNAFVDLITLNWNGQMTLTLREKPLDFWYVCGYVALMLFADVLPFLEEFIRCWRHRHSINPDSKGIT, encoded by the coding sequence ATTACAACTGACCGGTTGTTATTCAACATGATCTTGTATGTTTGCCTGCCGCTCTGGCTCGTTATGGGTTTTGCTGACTATTACTGCCACCGGAAGTCTAAAATCGAGTTGACGACCGGCATGAAAGAATCTGTCTATCACGCTGTTATGGGAATACAAATCGGAATTCCAGTTTTCCTCGGTTTGTTTTTCACAATCAACGTCTTGCTGCTTCTGCTCATGTTTGCGGTGCTGGTGTTTCACGAGTGGGTCGCACATCACGACGTGAAATACGCGCTAAACAAGCGTGAGATCTCGATTATGGAAACTCATGTACACAGCTTTCTCGAAGTCTTGCCGTTTGTGATTGTAGCTTTGATTATTTGCATCAACTGGAATGCATTTGTAGATTTGATCACACTCAACTGGAACGGTCAGATGACTCTCACTTTGAGAGAGAAACCTCTGGATTTCTGGTACGTTTGCGGCTACGTCGCACTGATGCTATTCGCTGATGTATTGCCGTTTTTAGAGGAATTCATTCGTTGTTGGCGTCACCGGCATTCAATCAATCCTGATTCTAAGGGGATTACATAA
- a CDS encoding tetratricopeptide repeat protein: MNTKFFHRQLAAATAVTISIMAGPLAVLAKGAVTPTVQPAFTENQIFKGSVSAGVKEGEAALMSGDYAKATDAFRTALNQNSKDTNAMCGLGFALALQFKLDGAEQQFNKAIAIDAQNPLAHVGIAFVTLNRLQSSSMTIINQRAALLTRAQSEVELALRSDPNMPEGLLVQGLIAKAQGNTAQAKASFAKSIAAEPKYGVAFVNRGLISLDQGDTSSAIADFKEAIKLRSSNGAAHYALGKALVKIGQLDAAHDELNTALSLNKNSAPAHLVMGDVYRLQGNSVAAIKEYNACIAIKPEYADAYIRLADIYNGRGDLEFAAAQLRSGLVVQPDNIDLHRKLADVLLRSDKLDDALKEYNTVLSYAPGDVSAVNGMTTALMLKSQKEASGAFFVSNNFEAAERMLQQAIKLNPNNLQLRLADCKLRALSGQTVDLSAVGVPSNDPERIAYAQACQAQFKFNDASQAMNTVIADCQNADDAFAVADMSLLIHDLDSATAAYKKAGGFPGPDNNARAQRGLANVGSARDKAKQSLTLANDLAKRAQLASAIDNYRAAAYANPRLADAHLGLAEVLEKYGKKDSASLREANLHYKAYLTLEPNLPAKERERISKRATACQETAYKLDNGQSTSKISALFQPIGNIGKKVGTGLSDLGGSLKDAF; this comes from the coding sequence GTGAACACAAAATTCTTTCACCGACAGTTAGCTGCAGCCACCGCGGTCACGATATCAATCATGGCTGGACCACTTGCGGTCTTGGCCAAAGGCGCTGTGACGCCAACGGTGCAACCAGCTTTCACTGAAAACCAGATCTTTAAAGGCAGCGTCAGCGCCGGGGTTAAAGAAGGCGAAGCTGCTTTGATGAGTGGTGACTACGCCAAAGCCACCGATGCGTTTCGAACGGCGCTCAATCAGAATTCCAAAGATACAAATGCGATGTGCGGACTTGGTTTTGCCCTTGCTTTGCAGTTCAAATTGGATGGCGCTGAGCAGCAGTTCAACAAAGCGATCGCCATCGACGCGCAGAATCCACTTGCCCATGTCGGTATAGCGTTCGTTACTCTGAACCGTTTGCAATCTTCATCGATGACCATTATCAATCAACGTGCCGCGCTGCTTACACGCGCACAATCCGAAGTTGAACTGGCGTTGCGTTCCGATCCGAATATGCCGGAAGGTTTGCTGGTGCAGGGACTGATCGCAAAAGCGCAGGGTAATACCGCCCAGGCAAAAGCAAGTTTCGCAAAGTCAATTGCTGCCGAACCAAAATATGGTGTTGCCTTCGTAAATCGCGGGTTGATTTCACTTGATCAAGGCGATACCTCAAGTGCGATTGCAGATTTCAAAGAAGCAATCAAACTCCGTTCCAGTAACGGTGCCGCTCACTACGCGCTGGGAAAAGCTCTGGTCAAAATTGGACAGCTAGATGCTGCACACGATGAACTGAATACTGCGCTCTCGCTGAATAAAAATAGCGCGCCGGCTCATCTCGTAATGGGAGATGTCTATCGTTTGCAAGGCAATTCTGTTGCGGCGATCAAAGAATATAACGCTTGCATAGCTATCAAGCCTGAATACGCCGACGCATACATTCGGCTCGCAGACATCTACAATGGTCGCGGTGATCTGGAATTCGCGGCGGCCCAATTGCGATCTGGTTTGGTGGTGCAACCAGACAATATTGATCTGCATCGTAAATTAGCCGATGTGCTCTTGCGCAGCGATAAGCTCGACGATGCGTTGAAGGAGTACAACACTGTGCTCAGCTACGCTCCTGGAGACGTTTCTGCTGTTAATGGCATGACCACTGCTCTCATGCTCAAATCTCAGAAGGAAGCTTCGGGTGCATTTTTTGTTTCGAACAACTTCGAAGCTGCTGAGCGCATGTTGCAGCAAGCAATAAAATTGAATCCAAACAATTTGCAGCTGCGACTCGCTGATTGCAAGTTGCGCGCTCTATCAGGTCAAACTGTAGATCTATCTGCAGTTGGAGTACCGAGCAATGATCCCGAGCGCATCGCTTATGCGCAGGCTTGCCAGGCTCAGTTTAAGTTCAATGACGCCAGTCAGGCGATGAATACTGTGATTGCTGACTGTCAAAATGCCGATGATGCTTTTGCTGTTGCAGATATGTCTTTGTTGATTCACGACTTGGACAGCGCTACTGCTGCCTACAAGAAGGCAGGCGGTTTCCCCGGACCGGATAACAACGCCCGAGCACAGCGTGGCTTAGCAAATGTTGGATCGGCACGAGACAAGGCAAAGCAATCGTTGACGCTGGCAAATGATCTGGCCAAACGAGCACAACTCGCCAGTGCGATTGACAACTACCGTGCTGCCGCCTATGCGAATCCAAGACTGGCTGATGCGCATCTTGGTCTTGCAGAAGTACTGGAAAAGTACGGCAAAAAGGATTCTGCTTCCTTGCGCGAAGCCAATCTCCATTACAAGGCCTATCTGACGCTTGAACCGAATTTGCCGGCAAAGGAACGCGAAAGAATCAGCAAACGCGCCACTGCTTGTCAGGAGACCGCCTATAAGCTTGACAACGGGCAATCGACTTCGAAGATATCAGCGCTATTTCAGCCGATCGGCAACATAGGCAAGAAGGTTGGCACTGGTCTAAGCGATCTTGGTGGCAGTCTGAAAGACGCGTTCTAG
- a CDS encoding acyl-CoA desaturase: MIEFIVAFVLLYTVHMLGVTVGYHRFLSHRSFKCSKVVEYFFVLAGYLAMEGSPITWAVIHRAHHKHPDTAADPHGPSAVWFYQYAGWMLKFRYTNETSPAALTPDLLKDPLYRFLDQDGHLYRGYFLCVVICVLLRISLFFLVDSRIALASVFAGIAAQQMPLILNLVSHIPKYGYRNFETSDNSVNVPWIAFLTLGEGWHNNHHAFPGSARSGFAAHEIDVSWLVLQALQRIGLVQTLNLPDKSLPSKLQAY; this comes from the coding sequence ATGATTGAATTTATAGTCGCCTTTGTTTTGCTGTACACAGTTCACATGCTCGGTGTCACGGTTGGTTATCACCGTTTTCTGTCGCATCGATCTTTTAAATGCAGCAAAGTGGTTGAATACTTTTTCGTGCTTGCCGGGTACCTGGCGATGGAAGGGTCGCCAATTACGTGGGCGGTAATTCATCGCGCTCATCACAAACATCCCGACACGGCAGCAGATCCTCATGGTCCATCCGCCGTATGGTTCTATCAATACGCCGGCTGGATGTTGAAGTTTAGATACACGAATGAGACTTCGCCGGCTGCGCTCACCCCTGACCTCTTGAAAGATCCTCTGTACCGCTTTCTTGATCAGGATGGGCATCTCTACCGCGGCTATTTCTTATGCGTTGTCATTTGTGTTCTACTGCGCATCTCTCTATTTTTCTTAGTCGATTCGAGGATAGCGTTGGCGAGCGTTTTCGCTGGTATAGCCGCGCAACAGATGCCGTTGATTCTCAATCTTGTGTCGCATATTCCTAAATATGGATATCGAAATTTCGAGACGTCAGACAATAGCGTCAACGTTCCGTGGATAGCTTTTTTGACTCTGGGAGAAGGCTGGCACAACAACCATCATGCCTTTCCTGGTTCTGCACGCAGCGGCTTCGCTGCTCATGAAATCGATGTGTCCTGGCTCGTGCTTCAGGCTCTGCAACGCATCGGGCTGGTGCAGACGTTGAATCTTCCAGATAAATCGTTGCCGTCGAAATTGCAAGCCTATTAA
- a CDS encoding 3-oxoacyl-ACP synthase yields the protein MSTQQAFITSSGSFLPGPPICNDEIESILGLVNGKPSRLKQKILRANGIKTRHYALNHNQQSTYQCSELAAQAALHCLNNAFADSDDIDLLAVGSTQGDLPLPGLASMVQAELDIPACEIVSTHGVCSSGVMALKAAANQVKLGEKQTALVCASELASRLLKKSRYEAAKHEALDLEAEFLRWMLSDGAGALLVESKPRPRGISLRIDWIEVMSYASDFDLCMSCGTADQSQWSAGHYSPASAAAPSLEKLSELQQSARKTNSATLLRERSWQDYETYADAERSGALLLRQNLRILDNIVKVGVEGFLRLIKQGKVKPEEIDYFVCHYSSHTFRGKIVDLLTRSGCMVPEEKWFTNLYTKGNTGCASIFIMLDELYQSGELKEGQTLFCTIPESGRFTTAYMKLTVVGGKQ from the coding sequence ATGAGCACTCAACAAGCGTTTATAACTAGTTCTGGCAGTTTTCTACCGGGACCTCCGATTTGCAACGATGAAATAGAGTCGATTCTCGGACTGGTGAATGGAAAACCGTCGAGACTGAAACAGAAAATTCTGCGTGCAAACGGCATTAAAACCCGGCACTACGCATTGAATCATAATCAACAAAGCACCTATCAGTGCAGCGAACTCGCCGCTCAAGCTGCATTGCATTGTTTGAATAATGCCTTTGCAGACAGTGATGATATTGATTTGCTCGCAGTTGGTTCGACGCAAGGTGACCTACCCTTGCCAGGCCTGGCAAGCATGGTTCAAGCCGAGTTGGATATTCCTGCCTGCGAAATAGTCAGCACTCACGGCGTATGCAGCAGTGGTGTGATGGCGCTTAAGGCGGCAGCAAATCAAGTGAAACTGGGTGAGAAGCAGACGGCACTTGTGTGCGCTTCTGAGCTTGCTTCTCGATTGCTGAAGAAGAGCAGATATGAAGCAGCCAAGCATGAAGCATTAGATCTGGAGGCGGAATTCTTACGCTGGATGCTCAGTGACGGTGCGGGTGCACTTCTGGTTGAATCTAAGCCGCGTCCTCGTGGAATCAGTTTGCGCATCGATTGGATTGAGGTGATGTCATATGCGTCAGATTTCGATCTATGTATGTCCTGCGGCACCGCCGATCAAAGCCAATGGTCGGCTGGGCACTATTCACCTGCATCTGCTGCGGCGCCGTCACTGGAGAAACTGAGTGAATTGCAGCAGTCGGCACGAAAGACAAACTCTGCAACGTTGTTGCGCGAGCGCTCATGGCAAGACTATGAAACCTACGCTGATGCGGAGCGTTCCGGTGCGCTTCTATTGAGACAGAATCTTCGCATTCTGGACAATATCGTCAAAGTAGGTGTGGAAGGATTCTTGCGATTGATCAAGCAAGGTAAGGTCAAGCCCGAGGAAATCGACTATTTCGTTTGCCACTACTCTTCGCATACTTTTCGAGGCAAAATCGTTGATTTGCTGACTCGATCCGGTTGCATGGTGCCTGAAGAGAAGTGGTTCACGAACCTGTACACCAAAGGTAATACCGGTTGCGCTTCAATTTTCATTATGCTGGATGAGCTTTATCAGAGCGGTGAATTGAAAGAGGGTCAGACGCTTTTTTGTACGATCCCCGAGAGCGGTAGATTTACAACTGCATACATGAAACTCACAGTCGTCGGAGGCAAACAATGA